Proteins from a genomic interval of Thermoanaerobacterium thermosaccharolyticum DSM 571:
- the cas4 gene encoding CRISPR-associated protein Cas4, with product MDFEVTGSLMQSYNICKRQVWLMAHQIIPNQEHPYIEMGRLIDDISYDRDRKKLNFENVVIDLVRNDNGNLLVGEVKKSSKAEKSAKMQLLFYLYKLKQNGIVAKGQLFFPEERKKVDVYLTSESEAEVTNAIKDIIDIIHRDKAPSFKKIPYCKNCGYKEFCLS from the coding sequence ATGGATTTTGAGGTAACAGGTTCATTGATGCAAAGTTATAATATATGCAAAAGGCAGGTGTGGCTTATGGCCCACCAGATAATTCCTAATCAAGAGCACCCATACATTGAGATGGGACGCTTGATCGATGATATATCTTATGACAGGGATAGAAAGAAGCTAAACTTTGAAAATGTTGTTATAGATCTTGTGAGAAATGACAATGGCAACTTGTTAGTTGGGGAAGTCAAGAAGAGCTCCAAGGCTGAAAAGAGCGCAAAGATGCAGCTTCTTTTTTATTTATATAAGCTGAAACAAAACGGTATAGTAGCAAAAGGGCAGCTTTTCTTTCCTGAAGAAAGGAAAAAGGTGGATGTATATCTTACTAGTGAATCAGAAGCAGAAGTTACTAATGCTATAAAAGATATAATCGATATTATACATAGAGACAAAGCACCTAGTTTTAAAAAAATACCTTACTGCAAAAATTGTGGATATAAGGAGTTTTGCTTATCATGA
- a CDS encoding S-layer homology domain-containing protein, whose protein sequence is MNIQNKFTKRFIVLFLSVLLLMTSTISTSFAATNTSFKDISGHWAEKEINDWTSKGLIAGYEDSTFKPDNPITRAEFIALVNRSFNIKNTAQINFSDVKPSDWYYSDIQKAKAAGFISGYEDNTMRPNKSITRQEAASIISRLLNLKNTDSSGISNFKDAGKISDWAKGAISSVVKQGYMGGYPDNTFKPENFITRAETVVVLNRVKINSTNTNTNTGINNENNQPTVKAIAAGAYHTVALKNDGTVWAWGWNDCGQLGDGTTTNRTIPVQVKGISDVVAIAAGMYHTVALKNDGTVWAWGDNEHDQLGNETTKEEYHSTPVQVKGISDVKAIAAGASYTVVLKNDGTVWAWGVNEYGKLGDGTTNNSFTPVQVNGISNVKAIAAGAYHTVVLKNDGTVWTWGYNHYGELGNGTTVDSSTPVQVKGISDVKAIAAGACHTVALKNDGTVWAWGCNYYGELGNGTAVDSSTPVQVKWQNN, encoded by the coding sequence ATGAATATACAAAACAAATTTACGAAAAGATTCATTGTGTTATTTCTGTCAGTCTTGTTGCTAATGACAAGCACAATATCTACATCATTTGCAGCAACAAACACATCATTTAAAGATATATCAGGACATTGGGCTGAAAAAGAAATAAATGATTGGACATCAAAAGGTTTAATTGCAGGGTACGAAGATAGTACCTTTAAACCAGACAACCCTATAACAAGAGCAGAATTCATAGCACTGGTAAACAGAAGCTTTAACATTAAAAATACAGCACAAATAAATTTTTCTGATGTGAAACCATCCGATTGGTATTATAGCGATATACAAAAGGCAAAAGCTGCGGGTTTCATATCAGGTTATGAAGACAACACAATGCGACCCAATAAATCTATAACAAGACAAGAAGCAGCATCAATCATTAGCAGATTATTAAACTTAAAAAATACAGACAGTAGTGGTATAAGCAATTTTAAGGATGCAGGAAAAATATCCGATTGGGCAAAAGGTGCCATAAGTTCCGTTGTCAAACAAGGATATATGGGAGGTTACCCTGACAATACATTTAAACCGGAAAATTTCATAACAAGGGCAGAAACAGTAGTTGTACTAAACCGCGTAAAAATAAACAGTACAAATACTAATACAAATACAGGGATTAACAATGAAAATAATCAACCAACAGTAAAAGCAATAGCAGCAGGGGCGTACCATACAGTAGCATTGAAGAACGACGGTACAGTCTGGGCTTGGGGATGGAATGATTGCGGTCAATTAGGCGATGGAACTACAACTAATAGAACTATACCTGTACAAGTAAAAGGAATAAGTGATGTAGTGGCGATAGCAGCAGGAATGTATCATACAGTAGCATTAAAGAACGACGGTACAGTCTGGGCTTGGGGAGATAATGAACATGATCAATTAGGCAATGAAACAACAAAGGAGGAATACCACTCTACACCCGTGCAGGTAAAAGGAATAAGCGATGTAAAAGCAATAGCAGCAGGAGCGTCCTATACAGTAGTATTAAAGAACGACGGTACAGTCTGGGCTTGGGGAGTGAATGAATATGGAAAATTAGGCGATGGAACAACAAATAATAGCTTTACACCCGTGCAGGTAAATGGAATAAGTAATGTAAAAGCGATAGCAGCAGGGGCGTACCATACAGTAGTATTAAAGAACGACGGTACAGTCTGGACTTGGGGATATAATCATTATGGTGAATTAGGCAATGGAACAACAGTGGATAGCTCTACACCCGTACAGGTAAAAGGAATAAGCGATGTAAAAGCAATAGCAGCAGGAGCGTGCCATACAGTAGCATTAAAGAACGATGGTACAGTCTGGGCTTGGGGATGTAATTATTATGGTGAATTAGGCAATGGAACAGCAGTAGATAGTTCTACACCCGTTCAGGTAAAGTGGCAGAACAATTAA